One bacterium genomic region harbors:
- a CDS encoding lipoprotein-releasing ABC transporter permease subunit: MIIGRNIGCSEMLYELFIALRHLRSKQKERFISVISLISVAGVALGVSALIIVLAVMNGFEHDLKHKILGNKAHLYVLGPGGTPIMGYQSLLNTLKEADIIAAAPFIEGQVILSTKYGTKGVVVRGIEPRLESKVTILSSQITDGTMDFDGRGILVGRELARELGLKLGDEVNVFSPRERDLLLDESTPALAMVPRVDKFKVGGIFASGMYEYDSSLGYVSLKDAQNLFHLPEAVSGIAVKISNIYQASEIASQIENGLKGPYWVRTWQETNRNLFSALKLEKTVMFILLTLIVFVAAFNIASTLIMIVMEKTREIGILKSMGSKAKSIMAIFMLEGLFIGLSGVIIGLLGGMAGCELLQQYQFVKLPSDVYYISTLPVQIDYTDVFIIVVAALGLSVLSTLYPAWAAARLDPVKALRYE, encoded by the coding sequence ATGATAATTGGGAGAAATATTGGGTGTAGTGAGATGCTTTATGAACTCTTTATCGCCTTAAGGCATTTACGATCAAAACAAAAAGAGCGATTCATTTCGGTGATCAGTCTTATCTCTGTGGCCGGGGTTGCCCTGGGGGTAAGTGCCCTGATCATTGTGCTGGCGGTGATGAATGGTTTTGAACATGACCTGAAGCACAAGATCCTGGGGAATAAGGCCCATCTTTATGTGTTAGGGCCGGGTGGGACGCCCATTATGGGTTATCAGTCTCTGCTGAATACCCTTAAAGAGGCCGATATTATCGCGGCTGCTCCTTTTATTGAAGGTCAGGTTATCTTAAGCACCAAATATGGCACCAAAGGGGTGGTAGTGCGGGGAATAGAACCAAGGCTCGAATCAAAGGTAACTATTTTATCCTCACAGATTACCGATGGCACCATGGATTTTGACGGCCGAGGAATCCTTGTGGGACGGGAGTTGGCCAGAGAATTGGGACTTAAGCTGGGGGATGAGGTGAATGTCTTCTCACCCCGGGAAAGGGACCTTCTCCTGGATGAATCAACGCCTGCTCTGGCTATGGTTCCTCGGGTAGATAAATTCAAGGTCGGTGGGATATTCGCCTCGGGGATGTATGAATATGATTCCTCTCTGGGCTATGTCTCTCTAAAAGATGCTCAGAACTTATTTCACCTCCCAGAAGCCGTGAGTGGGATTGCGGTTAAAATATCCAATATCTATCAGGCTTCTGAAATAGCTTCTCAGATAGAAAATGGGCTGAAAGGACCTTATTGGGTCCGCACCTGGCAGGAGACAAACAGAAATCTATTTTCAGCCCTGAAGCTGGAAAAGACCGTTATGTTTATTCTGCTTACCCTAATCGTATTCGTGGCTGCCTTTAATATTGCTAGCACCCTGATTATGATTGTTATGGAAAAGACCAGAGAGATCGGGATTCTCAAGTCAATGGGCTCAAAGGCCAAAAGTATAATGGCTATTTTCATGTTGGAAGGGTTGTTTATCGGTCTGTCTGGGGTAATAATAGGATTATTAGGTGGTATGGCTGGTTGTGAATTACTTCAACAATATCAATTTGTCAAACTTCCCAGTGACGTGTATTATATTAGCACCCTGCCTGTGCAGATAGACTATACGGATGTTTTTATCATTGTGGTGGCCGCTCTGGGCTTGAGTGTTCTTTCGACCTTGTATCCGGCCTGGGCGGCCGCGCGCCTGGACCCGGTGAAGGCCTTGCGGTATGAATGA